The sequence below is a genomic window from Salicibibacter cibarius.
CCTGTCACACCCAAGGGAAACATCAAAAAAGGAGGACGGTCACTAGTGAATTATGGCTGAATTTCCTCATACTTGATGATTTTACCTTCCAGTTGTCCATCTGACTTAATCATGGCACCTCTAATTAGGATATTATTGCTTTTAGAGGTGTCATATCCTAGTAGTTTATCTACACAATAGGATGGGAATTGATTTAAAAGTATATCAACAGAGTCAAAACGGCAGAGATGGTGAGCAGTTAGATTCATGTTCGAAATTTTTAATATGGAGGATTCACATTGAAAAGGTTAGAAAAATCAAGTACAGATAAGGCAATAGTAGGAGTTTGTGGAGGGATAGCTGAGTATTTTGGTATTCCCTCTATTGCGGCAAGGCTAATATTTATGGTAACGCCTGCTGCTTTAATTATATATATAATTCTTGGAGCTACCCTTCCAGAAAAACCGCCTTCATTGTAATTAATGATAGACATCTCGCTAAGAAGGATGTGTAAGGTAATAGGGTATGACTCAGATAAGGGTGGTGTTCAGACATGATCCTCGAGTATCCGGAGGCAATGTCTGAAAAATTTTGATCCAGGCATTGATTTATTTAACTACAGACTGTAGAATTAAATGAACTACATTACATAGTTATTAAATATGTAAGAGCCACTCGGATCAGCCGTATATGTTAAGTGAGGAGAGTGAAGGGGATGAATGCTGCCCTAACTATATTGTTCATCTTCATAGGTTTTGCGGTTTATTTTTTTCGCAAACGCGCATGGGGCGGAATGCTTTACTGTGTCATTATCACCGCATTGGTGTTTACGGTGAGCCTTCCCATGGTTGGAACGTTTAATGGCATTTAAGTTGAACGAAGAAGGAGAGGCTTTTATTGGTTCATTTACTGACAGCATCGGGTTGTTCTTCCTGTCGGCAAGCAAAAGAATGGTTGACCGCCCAACATATTCCTTTTAAAGAACGAAATATTTTTACGGAGCCCCTTTCCGTTGAAGAAGTGAAAACGGTTATGTTTATGACCGAGGATGGGGTGAATGATGTCATATCCAGGCGTTCCAAAACATTTCGGAGATTAAACGTTGACCTTGATGCGTTATCATTGCAGCATTTGTTTCAATTGATCAGTCAATATCCCGGGTTGTTGCGAAAACCGATCATTTTTGATGATAAACGGCTTCAAGTCGGCTATCAGGAAGAGGAAATGCGCCAATTCTTACCCAGGCAGGTTCGTTCCTATCTCTTGCATGAAGCGCGGAAAATAGAAAAATTAGCCGAATAAAGACAAGCGCTGATTTAAAAAGTAGGAGATGCTATAAATGAAGAAATCTTTAGTGGCATTATTTGTATTTCTACTCATGCCATCCGTGACGGTGGCGCAAGAAGAAAGCAGCAACGTAGACGACTGGGATGGATTTTTTGAAACGATTGAAACCATCTGGAATGATATCAGCCAAATGATTGAAGACCTCTTTGACATCGATCTCGATAACATTGAGATACAACCGCCGGGAGAACAAAACACGGAGGAAGAAGCCTCTGATGATGAGCCATCCGAACAAGATGAAGCATTGGATAGCGATCGAACGAGTGAGCAGGATATCGAAACAGGCAGCGAGTTCGAACAGGAAGTCGTGCGCCTGACGAATGAAGAAAGAGAAGCTCAAGGGTTAGAGCCATTAGAAGCCCACGAAGAACTCGCTGAGGTAGCGGCGGTAAAATCTGAAGATATGCGGGATAACAATTATTTTTCCCATGAAAGCCCAACGCATGGGTCCCCTTTTGAAATGATCAGTGATCACGGGATTGACTTTACAGTTGCCGGTGAAAATATTGCCGCGGGGCAACCATCCCCGGAACAAGTCGTTGAAGCCTGGATGGACTCTGAAGGGCATCGGGCTAATATCCTTAACGACGACTTTACACACATTGGCATTGGCCATGTTGAGGGTGGCAGTTATGGAGAATACTGGACGCAAATGTTCTTAACGGAATAAGCAGAAAATCATTGTATTTTTTGTGATTCAACTCTTGACCTGATAAACTACAACCTGTAGAATAAACTACATAATGTAGTTTTAAAAATAAAGAGAGCACGTATACCATCAAGTTTTTAATGATTTCGATATTCCCGTTTTCTTCTTATAAAAGCATTCAGGAGGATTTACGGGAGTATTGTTTTATCATCGCAAAAGGCGGTGTGTTAGTGATATTAAACATGATTTATTCGACATTCCATCGTCATACCGGCTTTGTTTTTTCCGTGATTGCAACCGTATCGTTTGTACTTAGTGGGTGTACCTCGGAGGAAGAGACGGACAATGAAACCGAACCTTCTGAAACGCAAGATCAAAATGTTACGCCACCGGATGATCAAAACGTTGACGATGAGATCGATAACGAGTCAGAAGACGATGAGCCTGACATACCGGCTGCATATGGAGTGAGCGCCGGGCATCCGGAGGCCGTCGACGCCGGCATGGAAGTTCTGGAAAACGGAGGGAATGCAGCAGATGCTGCGATTGCAGCTGCTTATGCGATATCCGTTGTGGAACCATTCGCCTCCGGCATCGGCGGCGGAGGTGTGGGGTTGATCCAGGAACAGGGACAGGAACCACAGGCCTACGATTACCGGGAGGTTGTCCCGGAGGAAGGAATACCAGCATCTGATATTGGTGTGCCGGGGTTTGTGGCCGGAATGATGGAATTACATAAAGGCCATGGGATGGCTGATTGGCAAGACCTCATGGACCCGTCTATTGACTTAGCTGAGAGTGCGGAGGTTTCAGAAACCCTCGCCCAACAGCTTCAATCCGCTCAAGATCGGCTGCCGACAGAACAGCTTGAGCATTTCTATCCCGGGGGTGTGCCATTAGAGGAGGGTGCCAATCTGGAACAGCCGGAATTGGCTGATACGTTGCGGGAGATCCGTGATCGTGGAGGGGAAGCCTTCTACGAGGAAGACATTGGAGA
It includes:
- a CDS encoding PspC domain-containing protein, whose translation is MKRLEKSSTDKAIVGVCGGIAEYFGIPSIAARLIFMVTPAALIIYIILGATLPEKPPSL
- a CDS encoding CAP domain-containing protein, whose protein sequence is MKKSLVALFVFLLMPSVTVAQEESSNVDDWDGFFETIETIWNDISQMIEDLFDIDLDNIEIQPPGEQNTEEEASDDEPSEQDEALDSDRTSEQDIETGSEFEQEVVRLTNEEREAQGLEPLEAHEELAEVAAVKSEDMRDNNYFSHESPTHGSPFEMISDHGIDFTVAGENIAAGQPSPEQVVEAWMDSEGHRANILNDDFTHIGIGHVEGGSYGEYWTQMFLTE
- the spx gene encoding transcriptional regulator Spx → MVHLLTASGCSSCRQAKEWLTAQHIPFKERNIFTEPLSVEEVKTVMFMTEDGVNDVISRRSKTFRRLNVDLDALSLQHLFQLISQYPGLLRKPIIFDDKRLQVGYQEEEMRQFLPRQVRSYLLHEARKIEKLAE